A single Carnobacterium alterfunditum DSM 5972 DNA region contains:
- a CDS encoding M23 family metallopeptidase has translation MKKRVVTGIMATMLFASPFLPTIAQADTLEEMEQQKNELDSQSSELNNKIEKQDSTLNDLESEKSILESDITTLQTQIDETVLKLHDQEQKLEESKAKVEQLKKEIELLKELIDQRTGKLENQARSVQTDGNASNLIGLLITAESFTDLVGRIGVVNQLVTANKDIVTEQATDQKALETNEVKAQAEKVAIEDTKNDIELSKNNLVAQKAEMDDKIVQVAIQYDMTEEEKNTFVKEQQVIATQTSTLSETMQKERQRIIEEEQARQLAVQEAAAVKAAAAEEARLVAVASQEKAEQEETARQERTAKKEKTAEQEEAAEQEEAAEQEEAAKKAQTAKKEAEQAAEQKATIASSYIKKSTSTNKSTSSSSKSTSSTKSSSTTSPSTQPTVTQKPKPEPVAPSSNSNFIRPSGGYMTSAYGYRVHPITGDYKLHGGTDFGGGGAIVASKSGSVVIAGYHSDWGYYVKIDHGNGLQTLYAHMVAGSLLVTPGQQVSQGQQIGTMGTTGSSTGVHLHFEMYKNGSRVDPASYL, from the coding sequence TTGAAAAAGAGAGTAGTAACAGGAATTATGGCTACGATGTTATTTGCTAGTCCATTTTTGCCAACTATCGCTCAAGCGGATACTTTGGAAGAAATGGAACAACAAAAAAACGAACTTGATTCACAATCATCAGAACTTAATAATAAAATTGAAAAACAAGATAGCACTTTAAATGATTTAGAATCAGAAAAAAGTATTTTAGAATCTGACATTACCACCTTGCAAACTCAAATTGACGAAACGGTATTAAAATTACATGATCAAGAACAGAAATTAGAAGAGTCTAAAGCAAAAGTTGAACAATTAAAAAAAGAAATCGAACTATTAAAAGAATTAATTGATCAACGGACAGGTAAGCTTGAAAATCAAGCTCGCTCTGTACAGACTGATGGCAATGCTTCTAATTTAATAGGTCTTCTTATAACTGCTGAAAGTTTTACAGATTTAGTAGGCCGTATAGGTGTCGTCAACCAATTGGTTACCGCTAATAAAGATATTGTTACCGAACAAGCAACTGATCAAAAAGCTTTAGAAACTAATGAAGTAAAAGCGCAAGCTGAAAAAGTGGCTATTGAAGACACAAAAAATGACATTGAATTATCAAAAAATAATTTAGTCGCTCAAAAAGCTGAAATGGATGATAAAATTGTCCAAGTTGCTATCCAATACGATATGACTGAAGAAGAAAAAAATACTTTTGTTAAAGAGCAACAAGTGATTGCTACTCAAACAAGCACATTATCAGAAACTATGCAAAAAGAACGTCAACGAATTATTGAAGAAGAACAAGCAAGACAATTAGCTGTTCAGGAAGCTGCCGCTGTTAAAGCCGCTGCTGCTGAAGAAGCTAGGTTAGTTGCTGTAGCATCTCAAGAAAAAGCTGAACAAGAAGAAACCGCTAGACAAGAAAGAACTGCTAAAAAAGAAAAAACTGCTGAACAAGAAGAAGCCGCTGAACAAGAAGAAGCCGCTGAACAAGAAGAAGCTGCTAAAAAAGCACAAACTGCTAAAAAAGAAGCTGAACAGGCTGCCGAACAAAAAGCAACAATTGCCAGTTCTTATATTAAGAAATCAACTAGCACTAATAAGTCGACTAGTTCATCAAGTAAGTCGACTAGCTCTACTAAGTCTAGCAGTACAACTAGTCCTTCAACACAACCAACTGTTACACAAAAACCAAAACCAGAACCTGTAGCACCCTCATCTAATTCCAATTTTATTCGTCCTAGTGGTGGTTATATGACTTCTGCATATGGTTATCGTGTCCATCCTATTACAGGTGATTATAAACTACACGGCGGTACTGACTTTGGTGGCGGCGGAGCAATCGTTGCTTCTAAAAGTGGTTCAGTAGTCATTGCTGGATACCATTCAGATTGGGGTTACTATGTGAAGATCGACCACGGCAACGGATTACAAACACTTTATGCCCACATGGTTGCAGGAAGTTTACTTGTTACTCCAGGACAACAGGTCTCTCAAGGACAACAAATCGGTACAATGGGAACAACTGGCTCTTCCACTGGCGTACATTTACACTTTGAAATGTACAAAAACGGAAGCCGGGTCGACCCAGCGTCTTATTTATAA
- a CDS encoding DUF4430 domain-containing protein, which yields MKIFKIGLILVTALSLAACGDMGTQEAVSSESSSLVESQTKEMLSVAISLEQDEEEIEGKTKELEVEAGTTVLDLLSEQYKVVEEDGFIVSIEGIEQDEEAEKYWMYEVNNEEPTVGAAEYEVEDGDQVKWFLNAWK from the coding sequence ATGAAAATTTTTAAAATTGGACTTATTTTAGTAACAGCTCTTAGTTTAGCAGCTTGTGGGGACATGGGCACGCAGGAAGCCGTTTCTTCAGAAAGCAGCAGCTTAGTTGAAAGTCAAACGAAAGAAATGCTTTCTGTCGCTATTTCATTGGAGCAGGATGAAGAAGAAATTGAAGGCAAAACAAAAGAATTGGAAGTAGAAGCGGGGACTACGGTATTAGATTTATTGAGTGAACAGTATAAAGTGGTTGAAGAAGATGGCTTTATTGTTTCTATTGAAGGGATAGAGCAAGACGAAGAAGCAGAGAAATATTGGATGTATGAGGTGAACAATGAAGAGCCAACTGTGGGCGCAGCTGAATATGAAGTGGAAGATGGAGATCAAGTGAAGTGGTTTTTAAATGCTTGGAAATAA
- the glgB gene encoding 1,4-alpha-glucan branching protein GlgB, with protein MNQSINEKIKDDLEEELYLFNTGEHFDSYLIMGCKQENYEGKVGFRFTVWAPNAKNVGLVGDFSDWHIGIEMERIGKTGCWTVFSEQAVEGQCYKYRIERSDGTVKLKIDPYALEFEVRPNDASIVKDLPKKKWKDGLWTANKKRFSIYERPLNIYEVHLSSWKHHEDGTWYTIPELKDELIPYVKKMGYTHIEFMPLMEHPLDASWGYQLTGYYALSSKFGTMEEFQDFVEAAHLANIGVLMDWVPGHFNRNDYGMVYFDGTPQYEYADKNKAENNRWGTMNFDLGKNQVQSFLISNALYWIEQFHLDGLRVDAVSSMLYLDYDIGEWTPNEDGSNHNKVGVEFIKKLNKKVFERHPDLLMIAEESTAWSKVTKPVHMGGLGFNYKWNMGWMNDTLKFFEMDPLFRKNNFNLITFSFMYTFNENFILPFSHDEVVHGKKSLMHKMPGDRYNQFASLRTLEAYMMVHPGKKLNFMGNDFGQFLEWRIHEGLEWRSLDDEMNAKHLHFMESLNQIYKTERALWEVDHQAEGIQILDVDDAETVLTFIRKGKKPRDFVVVICNFVPVERKGYKIGVPFEGLYEECLNTEMSEYGGVWVKDQGPLKTVKETTDQQDYTIELIVPAMSVLILRPKRIFGVPKN; from the coding sequence ATGAATCAATCAATAAATGAAAAAATAAAAGATGATCTTGAAGAAGAGCTGTATTTATTTAATACAGGAGAGCATTTCGATAGTTATCTAATTATGGGATGTAAACAGGAAAATTATGAAGGGAAAGTTGGTTTTCGTTTTACTGTGTGGGCTCCTAATGCAAAGAATGTTGGTTTAGTAGGAGATTTTTCAGATTGGCATATAGGAATTGAAATGGAAAGAATAGGCAAGACAGGTTGTTGGACAGTGTTCAGTGAGCAGGCTGTGGAAGGACAATGTTATAAATACCGGATAGAACGATCTGATGGAACGGTAAAATTAAAAATTGATCCTTATGCGCTAGAATTTGAAGTCAGACCTAATGATGCTTCGATCGTAAAAGATTTGCCGAAAAAAAAATGGAAAGATGGTTTATGGACGGCAAATAAAAAACGCTTTTCTATTTATGAACGCCCGCTCAATATCTATGAAGTACACCTCAGCTCATGGAAACACCACGAAGATGGTACCTGGTACACCATTCCTGAATTAAAAGACGAATTGATTCCTTATGTAAAAAAAATGGGTTACACGCACATTGAATTCATGCCTCTGATGGAACATCCCTTAGATGCATCTTGGGGATACCAATTGACTGGTTACTATGCATTATCTTCAAAATTTGGCACAATGGAAGAGTTTCAAGATTTTGTTGAAGCGGCTCACCTTGCAAATATCGGAGTATTGATGGATTGGGTTCCAGGTCACTTTAACCGCAATGATTACGGGATGGTCTATTTTGACGGAACACCGCAATACGAGTATGCAGATAAGAATAAAGCAGAAAATAATCGCTGGGGCACAATGAACTTTGATTTAGGTAAAAACCAGGTCCAGAGCTTTCTGATTTCCAATGCTCTTTATTGGATCGAACAATTCCATTTAGACGGTTTAAGGGTGGATGCCGTATCCAGTATGTTGTATCTAGATTACGATATTGGCGAATGGACACCTAATGAAGATGGCAGCAACCACAACAAAGTAGGCGTTGAGTTTATAAAAAAACTAAATAAAAAAGTATTTGAACGGCATCCAGACTTATTGATGATCGCTGAAGAAAGTACGGCATGGTCAAAAGTCACGAAACCGGTTCACATGGGAGGATTGGGTTTTAATTACAAATGGAATATGGGTTGGATGAATGACACATTGAAATTTTTTGAAATGGATCCATTATTCCGAAAAAATAATTTTAATTTAATTACCTTTTCTTTCATGTACACATTCAATGAAAACTTTATTTTACCGTTTTCTCATGATGAAGTTGTCCACGGAAAGAAATCATTGATGCATAAAATGCCAGGTGATCGGTACAATCAATTCGCCAGTTTACGCACACTAGAAGCTTATATGATGGTTCATCCGGGGAAGAAATTAAATTTTATGGGAAACGATTTTGGTCAATTCTTAGAGTGGCGTATTCATGAAGGATTAGAATGGCGAAGTTTGGATGATGAGATGAATGCCAAACACTTACATTTTATGGAGTCTTTAAATCAAATATACAAAACAGAACGAGCATTGTGGGAAGTAGATCACCAAGCAGAAGGGATCCAAATCTTGGATGTAGATGATGCTGAAACAGTTTTAACGTTCATTCGTAAAGGGAAAAAACCGCGTGACTTCGTGGTTGTCATTTGTAATTTTGTTCCAGTTGAACGTAAAGGGTATAAGATTGGAGTACCATTTGAAGGGTTATATGAAGAATGTTTAAATACTGAAATGAGTGAGTACGGCGGAGTATGGGTTAAGGATCAAGGTCCTTTGAAAACGGTAAAAGAAACTACCGACCAACAAGATTATACAATTGAATTGATTGTACCGGCAATGAGCGTTTTGATTTTAAGACCAAAAAGAATTTTTGGAGTGCCAAAAAATTAA
- the floA gene encoding flotillin-like protein FloA (flotillin-like protein involved in membrane lipid rafts) — protein sequence MTTVTDITTNWIGFLFIAIIVIIVISLFFRFVPVGLWVTAYFSGVKVSIGTLVGMRLRRVAPQDIIRPLIKATKAGLDIDINELEAHYLAGGDINQVIDALIAAQRANIDLVFKQAAAIDLAGRNVFEAVQVSVNPKVIETPVIAAMAMNGIEVKARAKVTVRANIERLVGGAGEETIIARVGEGIVTTVGSAAKHTDVLENPDSISKMVLKKGLDSGTAFEILSIDIADIDVGRNIGASLQMEQAQADKNIAQAKAEERRSMAIAQEQEMIAEVQKMRARVVEAEAEVPLALAEAFRSGNIGVMDYYNMKNINADTKMRNSISGSTERESDE from the coding sequence ATGACAACAGTTACAGATATCACAACAAATTGGATAGGATTTTTATTCATAGCTATTATCGTTATCATCGTTATCAGCTTATTTTTCCGTTTTGTCCCCGTTGGATTATGGGTCACAGCGTATTTTTCAGGAGTTAAAGTCAGTATAGGAACACTTGTAGGAATGCGTCTAAGACGAGTAGCTCCACAAGATATCATCCGTCCGTTGATCAAAGCCACAAAAGCTGGTTTAGATATTGATATCAACGAGTTAGAAGCCCATTATTTAGCCGGTGGTGACATCAATCAAGTAATTGACGCTTTGATTGCTGCACAACGTGCAAACATTGATTTAGTTTTCAAACAAGCTGCTGCGATCGATTTAGCTGGTAGAAATGTTTTTGAAGCTGTCCAAGTCAGCGTTAATCCAAAGGTTATTGAAACACCTGTCATTGCTGCTATGGCAATGAACGGTATCGAAGTTAAAGCACGTGCTAAAGTAACTGTTCGTGCAAATATCGAACGCTTAGTTGGTGGTGCTGGTGAAGAAACAATCATCGCTCGTGTTGGCGAAGGTATCGTAACTACTGTTGGTAGTGCAGCAAAACATACAGATGTTTTAGAAAATCCAGACTCTATCTCAAAAATGGTTCTAAAAAAAGGCTTAGACTCTGGTACTGCTTTTGAAATTCTTTCAATTGATATTGCTGATATCGATGTCGGCCGTAATATTGGTGCCAGCTTACAAATGGAACAAGCTCAAGCCGATAAAAATATTGCACAAGCTAAAGCTGAAGAAAGACGTTCAATGGCGATTGCTCAAGAACAAGAAATGATAGCTGAAGTTCAAAAAATGCGAGCTCGCGTTGTAGAAGCTGAAGCTGAAGTACCTTTAGCCTTAGCTGAAGCGTTCAGATCTGGTAATATAGGTGTAATGGATTATTACAACATGAAAAATATTAATGCCGATACTAAAATGAGAAACTCTATTTCTGGTTCTACAGAGAGAGAAAGTGATGAATAA
- a CDS encoding ammonium transporter — protein sequence MFSSVDTLWVIVGTVLVFFMQAGFAMVETGFTRAKNAGNIIMKNLMDFVLGSLMYWIIGFGIMFGPSIAGLIGTPDLFVQGNYDTTIPGYVFLMFQTVFAATAATIVSGAMAERTKFSAYLVYTLIISTIVYPISGHWIWGGGWLAQLGFVDFAGSTAVHMVGGVTALIGAKIVGARIGKYDKEGKVKAIPGHSLTLGALGVFILWFAWFGFNGASTVSATGDESLTLIGKILLNTNLSAAAATLAAMIITWTKYGKPDISMTLNGSLAGLVGITAGCAIVSPFGAVAIGALSAIALVYGIEFVEKKAKIDDPVGAFGVHGISGALGTILVGIFATDEGLFYGGGFNLLGIQVLGVVSVIIWVSVTMIITFKLVDRTIGLRVTPEEEIVGMDISEHGLESSYGDFVTVPFGQKPVFQGVKFENEGPGLAFAGMDPIPISNPTVEFQQRSVHASASDAPKEEEDTTLMKVDIITNETKFEDLKKALNTIGITGMTVTKVQGYGMQKGQTAYYRGVEIEANLLPKIRLEIVVSKIPVSLIIETARQALYTGTVGDGKIFVYNVENVVRVSSGVQGFKALEYDEEKIK from the coding sequence ATGTTTTCATCTGTGGACACGCTGTGGGTAATCGTAGGAACTGTTTTAGTCTTTTTTATGCAAGCTGGTTTTGCAATGGTTGAGACAGGCTTTACTAGAGCAAAAAATGCAGGTAATATCATTATGAAAAATTTAATGGACTTTGTACTCGGTTCTCTAATGTATTGGATCATTGGGTTTGGGATAATGTTTGGTCCCAGTATAGCAGGTCTAATTGGAACACCTGACTTGTTTGTACAAGGGAATTACGATACGACAATACCAGGATATGTATTTTTAATGTTTCAAACGGTTTTTGCAGCAACTGCTGCCACGATTGTCTCTGGAGCGATGGCGGAAAGAACAAAATTTAGTGCATACTTAGTTTATACTTTGATTATATCTACTATCGTTTATCCTATTTCTGGACATTGGATTTGGGGTGGAGGATGGTTAGCCCAATTGGGGTTTGTCGATTTTGCTGGTTCAACAGCTGTTCATATGGTCGGAGGAGTAACAGCTTTAATTGGAGCGAAGATTGTTGGAGCAAGAATTGGAAAATATGATAAAGAAGGAAAAGTAAAAGCGATCCCAGGTCATAGTTTAACGTTAGGAGCGTTAGGGGTTTTCATTCTTTGGTTTGCTTGGTTTGGATTTAATGGAGCTTCAACGGTTTCAGCGACCGGAGATGAATCGTTGACTCTCATAGGAAAGATTCTTTTAAACACGAATTTATCAGCAGCAGCTGCTACATTGGCGGCTATGATAATAACGTGGACGAAATACGGAAAACCGGACATTTCTATGACGCTAAATGGCTCATTAGCTGGTTTAGTAGGAATTACTGCAGGATGTGCAATTGTTTCACCTTTTGGAGCTGTAGCTATCGGGGCCCTTTCTGCTATTGCTTTAGTTTATGGAATCGAATTTGTTGAAAAGAAAGCTAAAATTGATGATCCAGTTGGAGCATTTGGAGTTCATGGGATATCTGGCGCTTTAGGGACCATTTTAGTGGGGATTTTTGCAACTGATGAAGGTTTATTTTATGGCGGTGGTTTTAATCTCTTGGGCATTCAAGTATTAGGGGTAGTTTCAGTAATTATTTGGGTATCTGTAACTATGATCATTACTTTTAAACTTGTTGATAGAACTATTGGATTACGGGTAACACCAGAAGAAGAAATTGTTGGTATGGATATTTCTGAGCATGGTTTAGAATCGAGTTACGGAGACTTCGTTACGGTTCCTTTTGGACAAAAACCTGTATTTCAAGGGGTGAAATTTGAAAATGAAGGACCTGGCTTAGCTTTTGCAGGTATGGATCCTATTCCTATTAGCAATCCAACTGTTGAATTTCAACAGCGGTCCGTTCATGCTAGTGCATCTGATGCACCTAAAGAAGAGGAAGATACTACATTAATGAAAGTAGATATCATAACGAATGAGACTAAATTTGAAGATTTGAAAAAAGCTTTAAATACTATTGGTATTACAGGCATGACAGTAACAAAAGTACAAGGATATGGCATGCAAAAGGGACAAACTGCTTATTACAGAGGGGTAGAAATAGAAGCCAATCTATTGCCAAAAATTCGATTAGAAATAGTTGTGAGCAAAATTCCAGTCTCTCTAATTATTGAAACTGCTAGACAAGCTTTGTACACCGGAACAGTTGGTGATGGAAAAATCTTCGTTTACAATGTTGAAAATGTTGTTCGAGTAAGTTCTGGAGTTCAAGGATTTAAGGCACTAGAGTACGATGAAGAAAAGATAAAGTAG
- a CDS encoding CAP domain-containing protein has translation MRKFFSYSLMLVILISFGYWLGSSTILEGTKISDTISQFVDKLPSNERVIVEEVPNTSEQEQEQEQEQATSESSTIISTNDLTDTDEIDVAVVENRVLELLNNLRKEVGVSPVSSNDQLKKAANIRAIETEESFSHTRPDGRATFTVLEEPDVDYSYQLAGENLAMGTYYLAEKEMAEWLFKGLKESPGHYENMVKKDFEEVGIGVHYNGENLYVVQLFGTPR, from the coding sequence ATGAGAAAATTTTTCTCATATAGTTTAATGTTGGTCATATTGATTAGTTTTGGCTACTGGCTTGGAAGTTCGACGATTCTAGAAGGAACAAAAATTAGTGATACTATTTCTCAATTTGTGGATAAATTGCCAAGTAACGAAAGGGTAATTGTAGAAGAAGTTCCAAATACTAGCGAACAAGAACAAGAACAAGAACAAGAACAAGCGACGAGCGAAAGTTCAACAATTATCAGTACGAATGATTTAACGGATACAGATGAAATTGATGTTGCAGTCGTGGAGAACCGGGTCTTAGAACTTTTGAATAATTTGAGAAAAGAAGTGGGTGTTTCACCAGTCAGTTCTAATGATCAATTGAAAAAAGCAGCTAATATTAGAGCAATTGAAACAGAAGAATCCTTTTCTCATACGCGTCCGGACGGTAGAGCTACCTTTACAGTTTTAGAAGAACCTGATGTAGATTACTCGTATCAGTTAGCAGGAGAGAACCTGGCAATGGGAACTTATTACTTGGCTGAAAAAGAGATGGCTGAATGGTTGTTTAAGGGACTAAAAGAGAGTCCAGGTCATTATGAAAATATGGTGAAGAAGGATTTTGAAGAGGTAGGTATTGGAGTCCATTATAATGGAGAAAATCTTTATGTTGTCCAGCTATTTGGAACACCACGATGA
- a CDS encoding ROK family protein translates to MVYLGIDIGGTETNYGLIDDDGELGTIKTRETPMESLTLFLDMMGDIYDEYADQIEGMAVSMPGIIHSKTGYAVHGGSLKYIKKMNMVEMLETRCQTTIHVENDGKAATLGELWKGNLKNIQQGIMLTLGTGIGGGIIVNGELLKGHHYSAGEFSFIKTNAARSKDADYMFGFQNGIKKLFQKIADQCDVPLASVDGYMMYELIEAGNKKAAICLNEYCYTLAIQLFNLQMILDSERIIISGGISGNPLLIQLINKNVTKVYEEELGENLFVMPTIMESKFGNNGNIIGALYNYKLNEE, encoded by the coding sequence ATGGTTTATTTAGGCATTGATATTGGGGGAACAGAAACAAATTATGGATTAATAGATGACGATGGTGAATTAGGGACAATTAAAACTAGGGAAACACCTATGGAATCATTGACCCTTTTTTTAGATATGATGGGAGATATTTACGATGAATATGCTGATCAAATTGAGGGTATGGCTGTTAGTATGCCTGGGATCATTCACTCCAAAACAGGTTATGCGGTCCATGGCGGATCATTAAAGTACATTAAAAAAATGAATATGGTTGAAATGTTAGAAACAAGGTGTCAAACGACTATCCATGTAGAAAATGATGGGAAAGCAGCTACGCTTGGTGAATTATGGAAAGGGAATTTAAAAAATATTCAACAGGGTATCATGCTTACTCTAGGAACCGGCATTGGGGGAGGAATAATTGTAAATGGAGAATTACTGAAGGGCCACCATTATTCAGCAGGAGAATTTTCTTTTATTAAAACGAATGCTGCTAGAAGCAAGGATGCTGACTATATGTTTGGCTTCCAAAATGGCATAAAAAAGTTGTTTCAAAAGATAGCTGATCAATGTGATGTTCCGTTAGCGTCTGTGGATGGGTATATGATGTATGAATTGATTGAAGCTGGCAATAAAAAAGCGGCAATTTGTTTAAACGAGTATTGCTATACACTAGCTATTCAATTGTTTAATCTGCAGATGATTTTAGATTCAGAAAGAATCATTATCAGTGGCGGGATCAGTGGGAATCCATTATTGATCCAACTGATCAATAAAAATGTAACAAAAGTATATGAAGAGGAATTAGGAGAAAATCTTTTTGTGATGCCGACCATCATGGAAAGTAAATTTGGAAATAATGGGAATATTATCGGAGCATTGTACAATTACAAACTAAATGAAGAGTAA
- a CDS encoding NfeD family protein produces the protein MNILEILLLTVGFIGLVIAALTPQSTLGGLLALASFGGYFYLNSLENWIPIIIFILGICLLIFEVFVPDFGVAGIIGFLLIIGGIYLTNNNFGLALRDLSIAVVASSFLVIMLVRRGYSLAHFEKLVLKKNLDKKSGFSSNSDASVYLGQIGTTTTPLRPSGKVRFEDAELDVISTGEHIDTAVLVVVTKVEGYKIMVRRVDQT, from the coding sequence GTGAATATATTGGAAATACTATTATTAACTGTTGGCTTTATTGGTTTAGTGATAGCGGCACTAACGCCTCAATCTACTCTAGGAGGACTTTTGGCATTAGCAAGTTTTGGAGGTTATTTTTATTTGAATAGTCTCGAAAATTGGATTCCAATTATTATTTTTATTTTAGGAATTTGTTTGCTTATCTTTGAAGTTTTTGTACCAGACTTTGGCGTAGCAGGCATCATTGGTTTTCTTTTAATTATTGGCGGTATCTATTTAACCAATAATAATTTTGGATTAGCCTTACGTGATTTAAGTATTGCAGTGGTGGCTTCTTCATTCTTAGTCATCATGCTTGTACGAAGAGGCTATTCGCTAGCTCATTTTGAAAAACTTGTCCTGAAAAAGAATTTAGACAAAAAAAGTGGTTTTTCAAGTAACAGTGACGCTTCCGTTTATTTAGGACAAATTGGAACAACGACCACGCCTCTTAGGCCGTCTGGAAAAGTACGCTTTGAAGATGCAGAACTAGATGTCATCAGCACTGGTGAACATATAGATACTGCTGTTTTAGTTGTAGTTACAAAGGTAGAAGGATATAAAATTATGGTTAGGAGAGTGGATCAAACATGA
- a CDS encoding metal ABC transporter permease, giving the protein MLGNKLNGKLSIQRITLLAFMTALCQVSRQLLQFLPNIQPVTVILIILTLTLGIMDGLIVAVLSIILSNITLGMGVWTIAQIVSFCGIVLVTGLLIKPFFKKIPFGFMLLYAGFTGYLYGFLISLVQAPFFGIQNFLVYYASGIPFDTLHAAGNIGFYLILAPILFPLLRKFIGRYYDK; this is encoded by the coding sequence ATGCTTGGAAATAAGCTGAATGGAAAACTATCCATTCAAAGAATCACCTTACTTGCCTTTATGACAGCACTCTGTCAAGTCAGCCGGCAGTTGCTACAATTTTTACCAAATATCCAACCTGTAACGGTTATCTTAATTATTTTAACACTAACATTGGGAATAATGGATGGGTTGATCGTAGCTGTATTGTCGATTATCCTATCCAATATAACACTTGGAATGGGTGTATGGACGATTGCTCAAATCGTTTCATTTTGTGGAATCGTTTTGGTTACGGGATTGCTCATCAAACCTTTTTTCAAAAAGATTCCTTTTGGATTCATGCTCTTATATGCCGGATTTACAGGGTATTTGTATGGTTTTTTAATTTCGCTAGTACAAGCGCCATTTTTTGGCATTCAAAATTTTTTGGTGTATTACGCTTCTGGAATTCCTTTTGACACCTTGCATGCGGCAGGTAATATTGGGTTTTATCTGATACTAGCACCGATTTTATTTCCGCTATTAAGAAAATTTATTGGCAGGTACTATGATAAATAA
- a CDS encoding DedA family protein: protein MEAWIQGIMEQFGYIGVFLLIMVENLFPPIPSEIILTFGGFMTTSTELTIWGVILASTLGSMIGAIILYGIGLLLDVERLEKIVDRWGHILRLTREDIHKADNWFDKYGIWTVFFCRFVPLIRSLISLPAGMSNMNFGLFIFFTTIGSLIWNTVLIYLGAAVGSQWEVIVHYMDIYSTIAYVVIAIVMIAFIVWFIKSRKKDKV, encoded by the coding sequence ATGGAAGCTTGGATTCAAGGAATTATGGAACAATTTGGATATATAGGTGTATTTTTACTTATTATGGTAGAAAACTTATTTCCCCCCATACCTTCAGAAATCATTCTAACGTTTGGCGGTTTTATGACGACCAGTACAGAATTAACTATTTGGGGCGTTATTTTAGCTTCAACACTTGGTTCTATGATCGGGGCGATCATTCTTTACGGAATCGGTTTATTGTTAGATGTGGAACGCTTAGAAAAAATCGTTGATCGTTGGGGTCATATTTTAAGATTGACACGTGAAGATATCCATAAAGCTGATAATTGGTTTGATAAATACGGTATTTGGACGGTATTCTTTTGTCGGTTTGTGCCGTTGATCCGAAGTCTGATCTCGCTGCCAGCAGGGATGTCAAATATGAATTTTGGTCTTTTCATATTTTTCACCACAATAGGTTCGCTTATTTGGAACACCGTACTCATCTACTTAGGAGCTGCAGTTGGATCACAATGGGAAGTTATTGTTCATTACATGGATATTTATTCTACTATTGCCTACGTTGTAATTGCTATTGTAATGATCGCGTTCATCGTTTGGTTTATCAAAAGCAGGAAAAAAGATAAGGTTTGA